Proteins found in one Brachyspira murdochii DSM 12563 genomic segment:
- a CDS encoding BspA family leucine-rich repeat surface protein, which produces MEKKMEKQFKPKNKEELQKLVQDKNIYLGDIDTSLITDMSRLFENSKRENFDGIETWDTSNVTDMSDMFMGAVNFNSNINNWNVSKVTNMFGIFASAKNFNQPLNDWNVSNVTNMEFMFSEAKNFNQPLDKWDTSKVISMRCMFYKAVNFNQDLNNWDTSNVENMQSMFSKAYNFNQALNNWNVSKTEKMLGMFENAYNFNQPLDKWDTSNVLFMNYMFFNAKSFNQDIGNWNVFNAISMSYMFSGAESFNHSIENWIINEACFINDILSGASSFKNVKSILNIYFLSKGNDRKKLLLMLENCDIKEVYKEVIKYNKLKDFIKKLENTYYDELKELIEKKEDIIKEHKKLKANNIKLKENEKYKPKDKIELLKLIKEKIKFNKIDTSLITDMSGLFQNSKLKKFDGIETWDTSNVEDMHNIFRGAMYFNHNIENWNVSNVINMEYMFSGCTRFNQPLNNWDVSNVKYMSFMFSDCASFDSDLSRWNTSNVEIMSFMFKSAYSFNQDISKWNVSKVKYADAMFKDAKSFNQPLNDWDMSNIKSINGMFHSASNFNQPLDKWNLSNIKNISFAFYNCSNFNQDLESWKLSNDVNMKYAFSDSLIEKKPPSWYVDI; this is translated from the coding sequence ATGGAAAAGAAAATGGAAAAACAATTTAAACCAAAAAATAAAGAAGAATTACAAAAATTAGTACAAGATAAAAACATATATTTGGGTGATATTGATACTAGTTTAATTACTGATATGAGCAGATTATTTGAAAATAGTAAGAGAGAAAATTTTGATGGAATTGAAACTTGGGATACATCTAATGTTACAGATATGTCAGATATGTTTATGGGGGCTGTAAACTTTAATTCAAATATAAATAATTGGAATGTTTCAAAAGTTACTAATATGTTTGGAATATTTGCAAGTGCTAAAAACTTTAATCAGCCATTAAATGATTGGAATGTATCTAATGTAACAAATATGGAATTTATGTTTTCTGAAGCCAAAAATTTTAATCAGCCTTTAGATAAGTGGGATACTTCTAAAGTTATCAGTATGAGATGTATGTTTTATAAAGCTGTAAATTTCAATCAGGATTTAAATAATTGGGATACCTCTAATGTAGAAAATATGCAAAGTATGTTTTCAAAGGCTTATAATTTTAATCAGGCTCTTAATAATTGGAATGTCAGCAAAACAGAAAAAATGCTTGGTATGTTTGAGAATGCTTATAATTTTAATCAGCCGCTTGATAAATGGGATACTTCTAATGTTTTATTTATGAACTATATGTTTTTTAATGCGAAAAGTTTTAATCAGGATATTGGAAACTGGAATGTCTTTAATGCAATTAGTATGTCATATATGTTTAGTGGTGCTGAAAGTTTTAATCATTCTATAGAAAATTGGATTATTAATGAGGCTTGTTTTATTAATGATATTTTATCAGGTGCTTCTTCTTTTAAGAATGTGAAGTCTATATTAAATATATATTTTCTTTCCAAAGGAAATGATAGAAAAAAACTTTTATTAATGCTTGAAAACTGCGATATAAAAGAAGTGTATAAAGAAGTTATAAAATATAATAAACTTAAAGATTTTATTAAAAAACTTGAAAATACTTATTATGATGAATTAAAGGAATTAATTGAAAAGAAAGAAGATATTATAAAAGAACATAAAAAATTAAAGGCTAATAATATAAAATTAAAAGAAAATGAAAAATATAAACCTAAAGATAAAATAGAATTATTAAAATTAATAAAAGAAAAAATAAAATTTAATAAAATAGATACTAGCTTAATAACTGACATGTCTGGATTATTTCAAAACTCAAAACTTAAAAAATTTGACGGCATTGAAACTTGGGACACTTCAAACGTAGAAGATATGCATAACATATTTAGAGGAGCTATGTATTTTAATCATAATATAGAAAATTGGAATGTATCTAATGTTATTAATATGGAATATATGTTTTCAGGCTGTACTAGATTCAATCAGCCTCTTAATAATTGGGACGTTTCTAATGTAAAGTATATGAGTTTTATGTTTTCAGATTGTGCAAGTTTTGACAGTGATTTAAGCAGATGGAATACATCTAATGTAGAAATAATGAGTTTTATGTTTAAAAGTGCTTATTCTTTTAATCAGGATATTTCTAAATGGAATGTAAGCAAAGTAAAATATGCAGATGCTATGTTTAAAGATGCTAAGAGTTTTAATCAGCCTTTAAATGATTGGGATATGAGTAATATTAAATCTATAAACGGAATGTTTCATAGTGCTTCAAATTTCAATCAGCCTTTAGATAAATGGAATCTATCTAATATTAAAAATATATCATTTGCATTTTATAACTGCTCAAATTTTAATCAGGATTTAGAATCTTGGAAATTGTCAAATGATGTTAATATGAAATATGCCTTTTCAGATTCGCTTATAGAAAAAAAACCTCCTTCTTGGTATGTAGACATATAG
- the aroF gene encoding 3-deoxy-7-phosphoheptulonate synthase: MIIVMKPNAKEEYINNITERLIEAGLGTNKIVGVDCTVIGIVGDTSKVDRELMATLPGVARVLKVQEPFKRANRAFKKEDTIVDVSGVKIGGAKPVIIAGPCSVESEEQVINIAKSVKAAGASILRGGAFKPRTSPYAFQGLALDGLKILKLAREEVGIPIVSEIVSIRHLEEFENTVDMIQIGARNMQNFELLKEVGKLNKPILLKRGLANTMEEWLMSAEYILDKGNSNVVLCERGIRTFETYTRNTFDVSAIPVIKRMSHLPVIGDPSHASGKSWMALPLTLAALAAGADGMIIEVHNDPEHALCDGAQSIKPDVFEDIMESVNMMSETVNKIKERHGGKIYTK, from the coding sequence ATGATAATCGTAATGAAACCAAATGCTAAAGAAGAATATATAAACAATATAACAGAAAGACTTATTGAAGCAGGACTTGGTACTAATAAGATAGTAGGGGTTGACTGTACTGTTATAGGTATAGTAGGCGATACTTCAAAAGTTGACAGAGAATTAATGGCTACTTTACCCGGTGTTGCTAGAGTATTAAAAGTTCAGGAGCCTTTCAAAAGAGCAAACAGAGCTTTCAAAAAAGAAGATACTATTGTTGATGTAAGCGGAGTAAAAATAGGCGGAGCTAAACCTGTTATAATAGCAGGTCCTTGTTCTGTTGAAAGCGAGGAGCAGGTTATTAATATTGCTAAAAGCGTAAAAGCTGCCGGAGCTTCAATACTTAGAGGAGGGGCTTTCAAACCTAGAACTTCACCTTATGCTTTCCAAGGGCTTGCTTTAGACGGACTTAAAATATTGAAATTAGCAAGAGAAGAAGTAGGTATTCCTATAGTAAGCGAGATAGTATCAATAAGACATTTAGAAGAGTTTGAAAATACAGTGGACATGATTCAGATTGGGGCAAGAAACATGCAGAATTTCGAGCTTTTAAAAGAAGTAGGTAAATTAAATAAACCTATACTTCTAAAAAGAGGACTTGCAAATACTATGGAAGAATGGCTTATGAGTGCTGAATATATACTTGATAAAGGCAACAGCAATGTAGTATTATGCGAAAGAGGAATAAGAACTTTTGAAACATATACTAGAAATACTTTTGATGTTTCTGCTATACCTGTTATAAAGAGAATGAGCCATTTACCTGTTATAGGAGATCCTTCGCATGCCAGCGGTAAATCTTGGATGGCACTTCCTCTTACTCTTGCTGCTCTTGCTGCTGGTGCTGACGGTATGATCATAGAGGTACATAATGATCCTGAACATGCTTTATGCGATGGGGCTCAGTCAATAAAACCTGATGTTTTTGAGGATATTATGGAGTCTGTTAATATGATGAGCGAAACAGTAAATAAAATAAAAGAACGTCATGGCGGAAAAATTTATACTAAGTAA
- the glgP gene encoding alpha-glucan family phosphorylase: MKLNKYMVSPSVPKELEPLIEITKNFWWCWNQKAVTLLRTIDIDNWDKRDHNPIRVLGESLQERFDAMLQDDAAMMSLAEVYDEFKTYMKQETWYDSLSEDKKAPNEKIAYFSFEYGLHESLPNYSGGLGILSGDHLKSASDLGLPLVAMGLLYRKGYFRQYLNADGWQQEYDIENDFFNLALEKVLDKNGETMKVDVDLPGRKVYAQIWKANVGRIELYYLDANIEENSVEDRDITAQLYGGNLETRIQQEILLGIGGVKALEKLGIKPTIYHMNEGHSAFLSLERIRQLMENNHLDKNTAREVVYSSNIFTTHTPVPAGNDIFPIDMVQKYFYEYVKHIDMSMDEFIRLGRINPDDQKESFCMTVLALNLSAENNGVSELHGHVSRAMWKDIWKGVPVNELPIDSITNGIHTLSWISFDMQNLLDRYLGPRWRTKPLEYEIWERVQKIPDAELWRTHERRKERLIDFCRERLKAQITNRGFTKKEIEHAEQILSPEALTIGFARRFATYKRGTLLFKDLERLKKIINNSERPVQIIFAGKAHPHDNGGKELIRNIAEICRREDFRDHIVFLEDYDINVARYMVQGVDVWLNNPRRPLEASGTSGMKVPPNGGLNFSVLDGWWDEAYDGQNGWAIGNREEYTDLEYQDEVESKALYNVLENEIIPLFYERGRDDIPRQWVAAMKWSMQTVCPVFSTNRMVADYFHKFYNNASKRYLNMTENEFAKAKDLKTWKQDIFSKWSKVSFENTISEMPSRNLKVGSKFEVKTIVNLGDIAPDSVRVELYYGKLSMKEDILDPVTVEMKHSADLGNGRHSFSGTLECINSGQSGYAIRMYPYHKDLSYKFDMKLIIWG; encoded by the coding sequence ATGAAATTAAATAAATATATGGTTTCGCCATCTGTACCAAAAGAATTGGAGCCACTTATAGAAATTACTAAAAACTTTTGGTGGTGCTGGAATCAGAAAGCAGTAACTTTATTAAGAACAATAGATATTGATAACTGGGATAAAAGAGATCATAATCCAATAAGAGTACTTGGAGAATCTTTACAGGAACGTTTTGATGCTATGCTTCAGGACGATGCTGCTATGATGAGTTTAGCAGAAGTTTATGATGAGTTCAAAACTTACATGAAACAGGAAACTTGGTATGATAGTTTAAGCGAAGATAAAAAAGCTCCTAATGAAAAAATAGCTTATTTTTCTTTTGAATATGGTTTGCATGAATCTTTACCTAATTATTCCGGCGGTCTTGGTATATTATCCGGTGATCACTTAAAATCTGCTAGTGATTTGGGACTTCCTTTGGTAGCTATGGGACTATTATATAGAAAAGGTTATTTCAGACAATATTTAAATGCTGACGGCTGGCAGCAGGAATATGATATAGAAAATGATTTCTTTAACTTAGCTTTAGAAAAAGTTTTAGATAAAAACGGCGAAACTATGAAGGTAGATGTTGATTTACCCGGCAGAAAAGTTTATGCTCAAATATGGAAAGCAAATGTAGGAAGAATAGAACTTTACTATTTAGATGCCAACATAGAAGAAAACAGCGTTGAAGACAGAGATATTACAGCTCAGCTTTACGGCGGTAATTTGGAAACTAGAATACAGCAGGAAATACTTTTAGGTATAGGCGGAGTAAAAGCATTAGAAAAATTGGGTATTAAACCTACAATTTATCATATGAATGAAGGACACAGTGCTTTTCTTTCTTTAGAGAGAATAAGACAGTTAATGGAAAATAATCATTTAGATAAAAATACAGCAAGAGAAGTTGTATATAGTTCAAATATATTTACAACTCATACTCCTGTGCCTGCTGGTAATGATATATTCCCTATAGATATGGTTCAGAAATATTTTTATGAATATGTTAAGCATATAGATATGAGTATGGACGAGTTTATAAGACTAGGAAGAATTAATCCAGATGATCAAAAAGAAAGTTTCTGTATGACTGTTCTTGCTCTTAATTTGTCAGCTGAAAATAACGGAGTAAGCGAGCTTCATGGACATGTATCCAGAGCTATGTGGAAAGATATATGGAAAGGTGTTCCTGTTAATGAACTTCCTATAGATTCTATTACTAACGGAATTCACACTTTAAGCTGGATATCTTTTGATATGCAGAACTTACTTGACAGATATTTAGGTCCTCGTTGGAGAACTAAACCTTTAGAATATGAAATTTGGGAGAGAGTTCAAAAAATACCTGATGCAGAACTCTGGAGAACTCATGAAAGAAGAAAAGAAAGACTTATTGATTTCTGCCGTGAAAGATTAAAGGCTCAAATTACAAACAGAGGATTTACAAAAAAAGAAATAGAACATGCTGAACAGATACTTTCTCCTGAAGCCTTAACAATAGGCTTTGCAAGAAGATTTGCTACATATAAAAGAGGTACTTTGCTTTTCAAAGATTTGGAAAGATTAAAAAAGATAATTAATAATTCTGAAAGACCAGTACAAATAATATTTGCAGGTAAAGCTCACCCGCATGATAATGGCGGTAAAGAATTGATAAGAAATATTGCCGAGATTTGCAGAAGAGAAGATTTCAGAGATCATATAGTATTTTTAGAAGACTATGATATAAATGTAGCCAGATATATGGTTCAGGGTGTAGATGTATGGCTTAACAACCCTAGAAGACCTTTAGAAGCAAGCGGTACAAGCGGCATGAAAGTTCCGCCAAACGGAGGATTAAACTTCAGTGTATTAGACGGCTGGTGGGACGAGGCTTATGACGGACAAAACGGATGGGCTATTGGCAACAGAGAAGAGTATACTGACTTGGAATATCAAGATGAGGTTGAAAGTAAAGCTCTCTATAATGTATTAGAAAATGAAATTATACCTCTATTCTATGAAAGAGGAAGAGATGATATACCTAGACAATGGGTTGCTGCTATGAAATGGAGTATGCAGACTGTTTGTCCGGTATTTTCTACTAATAGAATGGTTGCCGATTACTTCCATAAGTTCTACAACAATGCAAGCAAAAGATATCTTAATATGACTGAAAATGAATTTGCTAAAGCTAAAGATTTGAAAACTTGGAAGCAGGATATATTCTCTAAATGGTCTAAAGTATCATTTGAAAATACTATATCTGAAATGCCTTCAAGAAACTTAAAAGTAGGAAGCAAATTTGAAGTAAAAACTATAGTTAATTTGGGCGATATAGCTCCGGATTCTGTAAGAGTAGAACTTTACTATGGTAAATTAAGCATGAAAGAAGATATATTAGATCCAGTTACAGTTGAGATGAAGCATTCTGCTGATTTAGGAAACGGAAGACATTCATTCTCTGGAACTTTGGAATGCATAAACAGCGGTCAAAGCGGTTATGCTATAAGAATGTATCCATATCATAAAGATTTGAGCTACAAATTTGATATGAAGCTAATTATATGGGGTTAA
- a CDS encoding DUF554 domain-containing protein — MIAVFVNMIAVLIGSLVGLVFKNKLSKKYESPVFIAAGIISLTIGISMAITTKHILIFAISIMLGGITGTFLKIEEKIEHFGEFLKNKFTLKENSGNFALGFLTSSILFCSGSMSILGSFQAGTQGVYDLIFTKSVIDGFVAIFMSTVYGVGVTFSVISIFIYQGILTILSSFLEPYVSETMLIEVSAVGGATVMMIGINLLKMAKIKTGDFLPALVFAVLLVLLIPYVNFL, encoded by the coding sequence ATGATAGCTGTTTTTGTGAATATGATAGCTGTATTAATAGGCTCTCTTGTAGGACTTGTATTTAAAAATAAACTCTCTAAAAAATATGAATCTCCTGTATTCATAGCTGCAGGTATAATATCGCTTACTATAGGTATAAGTATGGCAATAACTACAAAGCATATATTAATATTTGCAATATCAATAATGCTTGGAGGAATTACGGGTACATTTTTGAAAATAGAGGAAAAGATTGAACATTTCGGAGAGTTTTTAAAAAATAAATTCACACTCAAAGAAAATTCAGGCAATTTTGCTTTGGGATTTTTAACTTCATCAATACTTTTCTGTTCCGGTTCTATGTCAATATTGGGATCATTTCAGGCAGGAACTCAGGGGGTATATGACTTGATATTTACCAAAAGTGTCATAGATGGATTTGTTGCTATATTTATGTCTACTGTTTACGGAGTTGGGGTAACATTTTCTGTCATAAGTATTTTTATTTATCAAGGTATTTTAACCATACTTTCTTCATTTTTAGAGCCTTATGTATCTGAAACTATGCTTATAGAAGTTTCTGCAGTAGGAGGTGCTACTGTTATGATGATAGGAATAAACTTACTAAAAATGGCTAAAATAAAAACAGGAGATTTTCTTCCAGCTTTAGTTTTTGCTGTGTTATTGGTTTTGCTCATACCGTATGTGAATTTTTTATAA
- a CDS encoding ankyrin repeat domain-containing protein, which produces MKNIIIFLFLIIFFNVSLFSAQNDELMDSIRDNNLERIKILLRDGENLDLYNIKYGMSPLMYAAQLGNIDVVNELLDFGAKDFDFSFYIACAEGYWDIAKQMMKAGASNYNIALSYAALGGKLDIVEELIKLGAKDINPALVSACEGDNLEVVEYLIDRGANVNTRAYIEAYRNYEGAEKKSPLTAASNIDIIRELVNAGATNLNEAIIYNAAMVSANFDGSYSKEIFNEYIDLGADVNSFNMGDGKTLLMYLIEKRQLDFDLIKKVIELGADVNARDRNGNTVLIRAVMYEYESPVEDHSLNKKVYRTIGTPINVIEELLKAGANPKDRNSYGNTAYRLAAKNNREDIIKLFDEYSK; this is translated from the coding sequence ATGAAAAATATAATTATTTTTTTGTTTTTGATAATATTTTTTAATGTATCTTTATTCTCTGCTCAAAATGATGAGCTTATGGACTCTATAAGAGATAATAATTTAGAGAGAATAAAAATTTTATTAAGAGACGGAGAAAATTTAGATTTATACAATATAAAATATGGTATGAGTCCTTTAATGTATGCTGCTCAGCTTGGTAATATAGACGTAGTTAATGAACTTCTTGATTTTGGTGCTAAGGATTTTGATTTTTCTTTTTATATAGCATGTGCAGAAGGTTATTGGGATATTGCTAAACAAATGATGAAAGCGGGTGCTAGTAATTATAATATTGCATTATCATATGCGGCACTTGGCGGAAAATTAGATATAGTAGAAGAGCTTATTAAACTTGGTGCTAAAGATATTAATCCTGCTTTAGTTTCTGCCTGTGAAGGTGATAATTTAGAAGTAGTTGAATATTTAATAGATAGAGGTGCTAATGTTAATACAAGAGCTTATATAGAGGCGTATAGAAATTATGAGGGTGCTGAAAAAAAATCTCCATTAACTGCTGCATCAAATATTGATATAATAAGAGAATTAGTAAATGCAGGTGCTACAAACTTAAATGAAGCTATTATATATAATGCTGCAATGGTATCTGCAAATTTTGACGGCAGTTATTCTAAAGAAATTTTTAATGAATATATAGATTTAGGTGCTGATGTAAACTCTTTTAATATGGGCGATGGTAAAACTTTGCTTATGTACCTGATAGAAAAAAGACAATTAGATTTTGATTTGATTAAAAAAGTTATAGAGCTTGGTGCTGATGTTAATGCCCGCGATAGAAATGGAAATACTGTATTAATACGTGCTGTAATGTATGAATATGAATCTCCAGTTGAAGATCATAGTTTAAATAAAAAAGTATACAGGACTATAGGAACACCTATTAATGTAATAGAAGAACTTTTAAAAGCTGGTGCTAATCCTAAAGATAGAAACAGCTATGGAAATACAGCATACAGACTTGCAGCAAAAAATAATAGAGAAGATATAATTAAACTTTTTGATGAATATTCAAAATAG
- a CDS encoding TspO/MBR family protein gives MNKKFIITLIISIAVCLSIGALGGLSVKADNFVWYNSLNRSPLNPPNILFPIAWGILYILLAVSITLVINKKPVNKQAVIIFIIQLLLNSFWTFIFFGLKQPLFGLIEIIILDIMIIINIIKFKPISKAASILLIPYLAWCLFASYLTLYVVMFN, from the coding sequence ATGAATAAAAAATTTATTATCACATTAATAATTTCTATAGCTGTATGCTTATCTATTGGTGCTTTAGGAGGACTCAGTGTAAAAGCTGATAACTTTGTATGGTATAACTCTTTAAATAGATCCCCATTAAATCCTCCAAATATACTATTTCCTATAGCTTGGGGTATTCTTTACATACTGCTTGCTGTATCTATTACCCTTGTAATAAATAAAAAACCTGTAAACAAGCAGGCCGTTATAATATTTATAATTCAGTTATTATTAAATTCTTTTTGGACTTTCATTTTCTTCGGATTAAAACAGCCTTTATTTGGTCTTATAGAAATAATAATATTAGATATAATGATAATAATAAATATAATTAAATTTAAACCCATTTCAAAAGCAGCTTCTATTTTACTTATTCCATATTTGGCATGGTGTTTGTTTGCAAGCTATTTAACACTCTATGTAGTAATGTTTAATTAA
- a CDS encoding glycoside hydrolase family 2 protein, translated as MREIINFNTNWQFFKEWNDAIKTEKLNAESVTLPHTVSEIPLHYFDESDTWLITGYQNIFNYDKAKFQNKRILINFEGAMAAAEVFVNNKSFSEHKGGYLPFVHDITDALKEGENIIAVKLDSLERDDIPPFGNEIDYLCYGGIYREVQIIIVDDISIENIMITGLGNQNITGKIRIRNSKKTNSKETVSINLYNREYHICEIKKDIQLQNNELFTDIEIDEHIDSDRIELWTINNPRLYKLEVSLSNEDSTSVRIGFRDVKFTEDGFYLNGEKIKLRGLNRHQSFPYVGYAMPERIQKKDADILKFDMGLNIVRSSHYPASRHFLDRCDEIGLMVFEEIPGWQHIGDKEWQKVSIENVKDMIERDFHHASIIIWGVRINESQDNHNFYKETNEMAHKLDKTRQTGGVRYIVGSELLEDVYTVNDFNYDGKADPIRAQKCITKLDKNVPYMITEYNGHMFPTKMQDCEERTIEHTKRHYEIINAVAIDKYLAGSTGWCAFDYHTHYNFGSGDRICYHGVYDMFRNPKLAASAYSSQMCKDYKIVLEPITIYARGERAIGGVSPLMISTNCDYIEIYHENDLIVKEYPAAGKYQGLKHAPVIVNMAVNIPGVSDMDWADIKIVGYIDSKPVIEKSYLKNPTFKELEVKADDYEINSISEGSSWDSTRITVKAVDALGNRLPYINEAVKIKVEGEGELIGNDNPVLEGGYYSFWVKSNSKKGEIKINVSNKRVETKTISIKVN; from the coding sequence ATGAGAGAGATAATAAATTTTAATACCAATTGGCAATTTTTTAAAGAATGGAATGATGCTATAAAAACAGAAAAACTAAATGCTGAAAGTGTAACACTGCCTCATACAGTTTCAGAAATACCATTACACTATTTTGATGAATCAGATACTTGGCTTATTACTGGATATCAAAATATATTTAATTATGATAAAGCCAAATTTCAAAATAAAAGAATATTAATTAATTTTGAAGGGGCAATGGCTGCCGCTGAAGTATTTGTTAATAACAAAAGTTTTTCAGAGCATAAAGGCGGATATTTACCTTTTGTACATGATATAACAGATGCATTAAAAGAAGGGGAAAATATAATAGCTGTAAAATTAGACAGTTTAGAAAGAGATGATATACCTCCTTTTGGAAATGAAATAGATTACCTATGCTATGGCGGTATATATAGAGAAGTTCAGATAATAATAGTTGATGATATTTCTATAGAAAATATTATGATAACTGGTCTTGGCAATCAAAATATAACTGGAAAAATAAGAATAAGAAACAGCAAAAAAACAAATTCAAAAGAAACTGTCTCTATTAATCTTTATAATAGAGAATATCATATATGCGAAATAAAAAAAGATATTCAACTACAAAATAATGAACTATTTACAGACATTGAGATTGATGAACATATAGATTCCGACAGAATAGAGCTTTGGACTATTAATAATCCTAGACTTTATAAATTGGAAGTTTCACTTTCTAATGAAGACAGCACTTCTGTAAGAATAGGCTTCAGAGATGTTAAGTTCACAGAAGATGGTTTCTATTTAAACGGAGAAAAAATAAAATTAAGAGGTTTAAATAGACATCAGAGTTTCCCTTATGTCGGTTATGCTATGCCGGAAAGAATACAGAAAAAAGATGCGGATATATTAAAATTTGATATGGGACTTAATATTGTACGTTCTTCGCATTATCCTGCTTCAAGACACTTTTTAGACAGATGCGATGAAATAGGATTAATGGTTTTTGAAGAAATACCGGGCTGGCAGCATATAGGCGATAAAGAATGGCAGAAAGTTTCTATAGAAAATGTAAAAGATATGATAGAAAGAGATTTTCATCATGCTTCTATAATAATTTGGGGAGTAAGAATAAATGAAAGTCAGGACAATCATAATTTCTACAAAGAAACAAATGAAATGGCTCATAAACTTGATAAAACAAGACAAACAGGCGGAGTAAGATATATAGTAGGAAGTGAGCTTTTAGAAGACGTATATACAGTTAATGATTTCAATTATGACGGCAAAGCTGACCCTATAAGAGCACAAAAATGCATAACAAAATTAGATAAAAATGTTCCTTACATGATAACAGAGTATAACGGACATATGTTCCCTACAAAAATGCAGGACTGCGAAGAGAGAACTATAGAACATACTAAAAGACATTATGAAATTATTAATGCTGTTGCAATAGATAAATATTTAGCAGGTTCCACAGGCTGGTGTGCCTTTGATTATCATACGCATTATAACTTTGGTTCAGGAGATAGAATATGTTATCATGGTGTTTATGATATGTTTAGAAATCCTAAATTGGCAGCAAGTGCTTATTCATCACAAATGTGCAAAGACTACAAAATAGTATTAGAACCTATAACAATATATGCAAGAGGGGAAAGAGCTATAGGAGGAGTTTCTCCTTTAATGATTTCTACAAACTGCGACTATATAGAAATATATCATGAAAATGATTTGATAGTAAAAGAATATCCAGCAGCAGGAAAATATCAAGGATTAAAACATGCTCCTGTAATTGTAAATATGGCTGTTAATATACCGGGTGTAAGCGATATGGACTGGGCAGATATAAAAATTGTTGGATATATAGATTCAAAACCTGTTATAGAAAAAAGCTATTTAAAAAATCCTACTTTCAAAGAACTTGAAGTAAAAGCTGATGATTATGAAATTAATTCTATAAGTGAAGGTTCATCTTGGGACTCGACTAGAATTACTGTAAAAGCAGTTGATGCTTTAGGAAATAGACTTCCATATATTAATGAAGCTGTAAAAATAAAGGTTGAAGGCGAAGGCGAACTTATAGGAAATGACAACCCAGTACTAGAAGGCGGTTATTATTCTTTCTGGGTTAAATCTAACAGCAAAAAGGGAGAAATAAAAATTAATGTATCAAATAAAAGAGTTGAAACAAAAACTATATCAATAAAAGTAAATTAA
- a CDS encoding MarR family winged helix-turn-helix transcriptional regulator has protein sequence MKNEELKKCMEVMYNFWYTSNRFYYLWAKQYGITDSTLFTLLIIYNSKECSQTSITEKLSLPKQTICSILDNLEKKGYIKKKINTEDKRNKIITLTKKGITFAEPILKDLEKMDIKMLKCLSAEEIKKYIEPQKKLIEFMENYFND, from the coding sequence ATGAAAAATGAAGAGCTAAAAAAATGCATGGAAGTGATGTATAATTTTTGGTACACTTCCAACAGATTTTATTATTTATGGGCTAAACAATACGGTATAACAGATTCAACTTTATTTACTTTACTTATTATTTATAACAGTAAAGAATGCTCCCAAACTTCCATCACAGAAAAATTATCATTGCCTAAACAGACTATTTGTTCTATATTAGACAATCTTGAAAAAAAAGGATACATAAAGAAAAAAATTAATACAGAAGATAAAAGAAATAAAATTATCACTCTGACAAAAAAAGGAATAACTTTTGCCGAACCTATATTAAAAGATTTAGAAAAAATGGATATAAAAATGCTGAAATGCCTGTCAGCTGAAGAGATAAAAAAATATATAGAACCTCAGAAAAAACTTATTGAGTTTATGGAAAATTATTTTAACGATTAA
- a CDS encoding YkgJ family cysteine cluster protein has product MKVIPSDSLLKNRQEKVSEKLCADCNSLCCHDLVMEISKPKNESELNTLKWYLHFRHSFIFIYENTWYHMIRSECRYLDKKTYLCKNYENRNEICSKHSPPKCERYEEWYDVIFDDQYELEKYVYENKIIKKKISSTKKKSAKKTK; this is encoded by the coding sequence TTGAAAGTAATACCTTCAGACAGTCTTTTAAAAAACAGACAGGAAAAAGTTAGTGAAAAACTATGTGCAGACTGCAACTCATTATGCTGTCATGACCTTGTTATGGAAATATCTAAACCTAAAAATGAAAGCGAACTTAATACATTAAAATGGTATTTGCATTTTAGGCACTCTTTTATTTTTATATACGAAAATACTTGGTATCATATGATAAGAAGTGAGTGCAGATATTTAGATAAAAAAACATATCTTTGCAAAAACTATGAAAATAGAAATGAAATCTGTTCTAAACATAGTCCGCCTAAATGCGAAAGATATGAAGAGTGGTATGATGTGATTTTTGATGATCAATATGAATTAGAAAAATACGTATATGAAAATAAAATTATTAAAAAGAAAATAAGCAGCACAAAGAAGAAATCTGCTAAAAAAACTAAATAA